One Triticum dicoccoides isolate Atlit2015 ecotype Zavitan chromosome 3B, WEW_v2.0, whole genome shotgun sequence genomic window, AGAGCTATATGAAGGTGAGGGAGCTGCGTAGGTGGTTGCTGCCGAGGGGAGTTGTTCTTGGTAAGCAGCCGGCAGGAAAGGATTAGAATTGACAGTTGGAGGTGTCGCCCAAGGTGGCACTGGATATCCGGATGCGTATGCTGGGGCTTGAGATGGATATGGTCTGGTTTGGGCTTGAGATGGATATGGTCCAGTTTGGGCTTGAGATGGATATGGTCCGGTTTGGGCTTGAGATGGATATGGTCCGGTTTGGGCTTGAGATGGATATGGTCCGGTTTGGGCTTGAGATGGATATGGTCCGGTCTGGGCTTGAGATGGATATGGTCCAGTTTGGGCCCAAGGTGCAACATAGTTCCTATTCTGTGGAGTATATCCTTGGTTTACTGAGTATGGCTGGTTGGTTGGAGGATACTGGGGCATACCAGTAGGATTTTGTTGCCCATCTGGAGGCTGCTGGATGCCATTTTGACCCTGTGCTGAAGAATCTGTAGAAGTTTCATCAGTAGGGCTGCACAAAGTGAGGCTTAGAAGGTCAATCATATCCTGCTCTTTGGTTTGAGTACTACTAGTGGCAGGAGCTGGATCAAGGGGAACCAATGCATTGCTTGCAACAGAAGGTGGCGATTCTGAGCTTGGCAGATCAATGGGTACGAGGGCAAGGTCCACAGTGCTTGTGCTTGATGACGTCTCATCGCTACTTATCACAGATTTGTTTTTTCTGCAGACAGATAAAGCATGGAGCTTAATATTTGTGAAGAAAGTACAAGTAGCAATACCATGGGACCTACCTTTGAGCCAGCCGAGCGAACTCATCCTCCTCTTCATTGGAAGCGTCATTTTGTTCAATAGGAGATGAAGATGGTTTTGCTGGTGGATCCTCCCTAGGAGACTCAATTGTCTCCCTCACGGGAGCTTCAACTGCCAAATGAGTACCAGAAGCGATGGCATCATATTTTGTAAGCACATTTTGTAGGCGATCATTTATTTCGAGACCTTGCTTTAGTAACTGCTCGTTCCTAAATAAACAATGTAAAATGAATATATCAAATATCACTGTAAGCTAACTGCAGTATCAAGATATATGACGTGCACCTAACAGTGAATATGAAGAAAAAAAACATGCAAGATCATTTTAGTACAACAAACAAAAGGACAGCAAATATTTACAGAACACACTTTGATAACTTACCCTGTCGAACTGACAAACTGCATGAGCTTTTGCTGATTTGAGCGACATTGGCTCACGAGATCTGTGATGATTTCATCTTTGACGGCCTGGGTTCAAAAGAAATTTAAGAGGCCATTCATCAGCATGAACTTAAAAAAAAATCTACAATCATTTCATGATAGATGAGCACAAGTCAAAAATTCAGATGAGATGGCTTTTTACTACCTCTGGATCTGATGGGTTCAAAGCATACACCATATCATTCAGTAACTCCGTCACATTTCGAATATTATTCAAGTCTCCTAAACTGTAACAGGGAAAGGGGAGAACACATATAATGATATAAATGGAGTTACTGGGTAATAATTGAGCAAGTCAAATGAAGTCGAATGCACGATAAAAATAGGCATCACCTCAGAGTATCAACATCGGAGGA contains:
- the LOC119277438 gene encoding TOM1-like protein 6, with protein sequence MYPAGAMVAAAAAPARQAASRVDKATSHLLMGPDWAVNLEICDIINADVWQTKDVVKAVKKRLQHKDPKVQYYALTLLETMMKNCGEYVQFEVAEQHVLQEMVKIIQKKNDMQVRDKILLLLDSWQEAFGGPGGKYRQYHWAYLEVKRTGVVFPRRPIDAPPILTPPAIHNSQNYGSPGYAAGSLNERMSSDVDTLSLGDLNNIRNVTELLNDMVYALNPSDPEAVKDEIITDLVSQCRSNQQKLMQFVSSTGNEQLLKQGLEINDRLQNVLTKYDAIASGTHLAVEAPVRETIESPREDPPAKPSSSPIEQNDASNEEEDEFARLAQRKNKSVISSDETSSSTSTVDLALVPIDLPSSESPPSVASNALVPLDPAPATSSTQTKEQDMIDLLSLTLCSPTDETSTDSSAQGQNGIQQPPDGQQNPTGMPQYPPTNQPYSVNQGYTPQNRNYVAPWAQTGPYPSQAQTGPYPSQAQTGPYPSQAQTGPYPSQAQTGPYPSQAQTGPYPSQAQTRPYPSQAPAYASGYPVPPWATPPTVNSNPFLPAAYQEQLPSAATTYAAPSPSYSSPPASQPMQQYSSVGSSTSNGLTMPQAPNGNHQPKDSSAAASKPYYILDNLFSDLIDLKSTSGGNKTGTSLGSSNGGQPMIGGKK